From one Chthonomonadales bacterium genomic stretch:
- a CDS encoding NAD(P)(+) transhydrogenase (Re/Si-specific) subunit beta → MNEHGLLGLAQTGAEGWRTVFTQTSYLVAAALFVLSLKWLSAPTTARRGVWAGEVGMVLAIAGTLLLPELVAFHWIVVAILVGTVIGIPIAVLMPMTAVPQRTALSHSFGGLAVGLVGTAKYYLWLAEDPERLTHFTTAVIGFEVLLGFLTFTGSLVAFGKLQELLPTRPIIYRGQNYVNLGLLAAAVAIAVVLAIDPSRTALFPAFVVLSLLFGLLLVLPIGGADMPTVISLLNSYAGLSAAAMGFVLDNKLLIIAGALDGSSGFILSIIMCRAMNRSFTNVLFGAFGQATPRRAGEAEERTVRSAAPEEAAQILAAASSVVIVPGYGMAVAQAQHKVRELFDQLTRRGVDVKFGIHPVAGRMPGHMNVLLAEADIPYDRLLEMDEVNPELPHTDVALVIGANDVTNPAARTDRGSPIFGMPIIDVDKARTVMVIKRSMSSGFAGIDNELYYMERTLMLFGDARAFVGSVVKEMASEGG, encoded by the coding sequence GAGGGCTGGCGAACCGTGTTCACGCAGACGAGCTACCTGGTCGCCGCGGCCCTCTTCGTGCTGTCGCTCAAGTGGTTGAGCGCGCCGACGACGGCGCGGCGCGGCGTGTGGGCCGGCGAGGTCGGGATGGTGCTGGCCATCGCCGGGACGCTCCTGCTGCCGGAGCTCGTAGCCTTCCACTGGATCGTGGTGGCCATCCTGGTCGGCACCGTGATCGGCATCCCGATCGCCGTGCTGATGCCGATGACCGCCGTGCCGCAGCGAACCGCGCTCTCACACTCGTTCGGCGGCCTCGCCGTTGGCCTGGTTGGCACCGCGAAGTACTACCTCTGGCTCGCCGAGGATCCCGAGCGCCTCACGCACTTCACGACCGCCGTGATCGGTTTCGAGGTACTGCTGGGCTTCCTCACGTTCACGGGTAGCCTGGTCGCCTTTGGCAAGCTCCAGGAGTTGCTGCCGACGCGTCCCATCATCTATCGTGGCCAGAACTATGTCAACCTGGGTCTCCTGGCGGCCGCAGTGGCGATCGCCGTCGTTCTGGCCATCGACCCGTCGCGGACCGCGCTCTTCCCGGCGTTCGTCGTGCTGTCGCTCCTCTTCGGGCTCCTGCTCGTCCTGCCGATCGGGGGGGCGGACATGCCCACCGTGATCTCCCTGCTGAATTCCTATGCCGGCCTGTCGGCGGCCGCCATGGGCTTTGTGCTCGACAACAAGCTGCTGATCATCGCGGGCGCGCTGGACGGCTCCTCCGGGTTCATCCTCTCGATCATCATGTGCCGGGCGATGAATCGCTCCTTCACGAACGTCCTCTTTGGGGCGTTCGGGCAGGCGACGCCCCGGCGCGCGGGCGAGGCCGAGGAACGCACGGTTCGCAGCGCGGCGCCCGAGGAGGCCGCGCAGATCCTGGCGGCGGCTTCCTCGGTGGTCATCGTGCCCGGCTACGGGATGGCGGTCGCACAGGCGCAGCACAAGGTGCGCGAACTGTTCGACCAGCTCACGCGGCGCGGTGTCGACGTGAAGTTCGGCATCCACCCGGTCGCCGGCCGGATGCCCGGGCACATGAACGTGCTGTTGGCGGAGGCCGACATTCCCTATGACCGGCTGCTGGAGATGGACGAGGTGAACCCGGAGCTTCCGCACACCGACGTGGCCCTGGTGATCGGGGCGAACGACGTGACCAACCCGGCGGCTCGCACCGACCGGGGCAGCCCGATCTTCGGCATGCCGATCATTGACGTAGACAAGGCCCGGACGGTGATGGTGATCAAGCGCAGCATGAGTTCGGGCTTCGCCGGCATCGATAACGAGCTTTACTATATGGAGCGTACGCTGATGCTCTTCGGCGACGCCAGGGCATTCGTGGGCAGCGTGGTGAAGGAGATGGCGAGCGAGGGCGGGTAG
- a CDS encoding NAD(P)/FAD-dependent oxidoreductase: MSDETLFDTTIIGAGPVGLFGAFYAGMRSMSTKLIDSLSDFGGQLSALYPEKFVYDMPGFPRVTANELVNAMVEQGLRFGPAVTLGEQVRQLVERDDGTFALQTDKATHLTRTVIICAGAGAFAPKRLDVPGLVEFEGRGVQYAVRDKEGLRGQRILIVGGGDSALDWAHNLEPIAEEITVIHRRDRFRAHEESVDWLLNRSRIATRLFWELRRIEGDERVRCAVIFNNVTGEEDALAVDAALVNIGFVATIGPVKQWGLELKGNQVIVNSHMETNIPGVYAAGDVCTYDGKLKLIATGVGEVCTAVNFAKIRVDPGASLFPGHSSAMDL, from the coding sequence GTGAGCGACGAGACGCTCTTCGATACCACCATCATCGGCGCCGGGCCCGTCGGCCTGTTCGGCGCCTTCTACGCCGGTATGCGGTCCATGTCGACGAAGCTGATCGACTCCCTGTCGGACTTCGGCGGCCAGCTTTCCGCGCTCTACCCCGAGAAGTTCGTCTATGACATGCCCGGTTTTCCGCGCGTAACCGCCAACGAGCTGGTGAACGCGATGGTGGAGCAGGGCCTGCGCTTCGGCCCCGCCGTGACGCTCGGCGAGCAGGTACGTCAGCTGGTCGAGCGCGACGACGGCACCTTCGCGCTGCAGACCGACAAGGCCACTCACCTCACGCGCACCGTCATCATCTGCGCCGGAGCGGGAGCCTTCGCTCCGAAGCGGCTCGACGTGCCGGGCCTGGTGGAGTTCGAGGGGCGGGGCGTGCAGTACGCGGTGCGCGACAAGGAGGGGCTGCGCGGCCAGCGCATCCTGATCGTGGGCGGCGGCGACTCCGCGCTGGACTGGGCACACAACCTGGAGCCGATCGCCGAGGAGATCACCGTGATCCATCGTCGGGATCGCTTCCGCGCCCACGAGGAGAGCGTGGACTGGCTCCTCAACCGCTCCCGCATCGCCACGCGCCTGTTCTGGGAGCTGCGGCGCATCGAGGGCGACGAGCGAGTCCGCTGCGCCGTCATCTTCAACAACGTGACGGGCGAGGAGGACGCTCTGGCGGTGGACGCCGCCCTGGTGAACATCGGCTTCGTGGCCACCATCGGCCCCGTGAAGCAGTGGGGACTGGAACTGAAGGGTAACCAGGTGATCGTTAACTCGCACATGGAGACCAACATCCCCGGCGTCTATGCCGCCGGGGATGTCTGCACGTACGACGGCAAGCTCAAGCTGATCGCCACGGGCGTCGGCGAGGTCTGCACCGCCGTCAACTTCGCCAAGATACGCGTTGACCCCGGGGCGAGTCTGTTCCCCGGCCACAGCAGCGCCATGGACCTGTAG
- a CDS encoding sigma-70 family RNA polymerase sigma factor — translation MSLELRAAGPPAEVEDRLAVRCRLGDPSAFDELVARYQARLYRFAMRALQNRGEAEDAVQETFVRAYRGLGSYRPDGYFASWIYRIALNECRRRLRSRRPTGALETVSACAEGPTPEQAALDDERHRRVRGAVDALPEPHRVVVTLFYFDEMSVEQIARTLSISAGAVKVRLHRARERLATRLGPVVR, via the coding sequence ATGTCGCTTGAGTTGCGCGCGGCGGGGCCGCCGGCCGAAGTAGAGGACCGTCTCGCGGTGCGGTGTCGCCTGGGGGACCCGAGCGCGTTCGACGAGCTCGTCGCCCGCTATCAGGCCCGGCTATACCGGTTTGCCATGCGCGCACTGCAGAACCGTGGCGAGGCCGAGGACGCAGTCCAGGAGACGTTCGTCCGGGCCTACCGTGGTCTGGGATCGTACCGGCCAGACGGCTACTTCGCTAGCTGGATCTACCGGATCGCGCTCAACGAGTGCCGACGGCGGCTGCGATCTCGGCGACCGACCGGCGCCCTGGAGACGGTGAGCGCTTGCGCGGAGGGGCCTACGCCTGAGCAGGCCGCGCTGGACGACGAGCGACACCGGCGGGTGCGGGGCGCGGTGGACGCCCTGCCCGAGCCCCACCGCGTCGTGGTGACGCTGTTCTATTTCGACGAGATGTCGGTCGAGCAGATCGCGAGAACGCTGTCGATCTCCGCCGGGGCGGTCAAGGTGCGGTTGCATCGCGCTCGCGAGCGGCTGGCGACCCGCCTCGGGCCGGTCGTGCGGTAG